The segment GCCCCCGGGACGAGCGGAAGTTTCCCACCGCCACGGGAAAGGCAATGTTCACGGTCAACGACCTTGAGACCATCCACGTCCCGGAAGGGCGACTGCTGCTTCAGACAGTGCGCTCCCACGATCAATTCAACACGACCACCTACAGCATGAACGACCGCTACCGGGGCGTGAAGAAGGGCCGTATGGTGCTTTTTGCGCACCGCGACGACCTGGCCGATCTGGGCCTTGCCGATGGCGGCTATGTGGACGTCCACAGCGAAGCCGACGACGGCGTGGACCGGGTCCTGCGCCAGTTGCGGTTGATCGCGTACCCGACAGCCCGTGGTTGCGTGACTGCGTATTACCCGGAAGCGAACGTCCTTGTGCCGCTGGATTCGACCGCCGAAGGCAGCAATACTCCCGCGTCCAAGTCAGTGGTGGTGCGCCTGGAACCGGTCGCACCACCCGGATAACTCCCTCGTGGGCGTCAGGCGGCGAGGCGCGCTTCGACCTCGGCTGCGGAAGGGTTGGTGACCGCGGTACCGTCCGGGAAAAGGACCGTGGGGACGGTCTGGTTGCCGCCGTTCAGCTTCTCCACGAGTTCGGCAGTGCCCTCAACCTCTTCGATGTTGATCTCGTTGTAGCCGATGCCCTTGGCGTCCAGCTGCTTCTTGAGGCGGTTGCAATAGCCGCACCAAGTGGTCGAGAACATAGTGATGGTGCCGGATTCGGGGGTGAAGTCCACGGATTCTCCTGCCGTCGTTGTTATGAACTACTCGCGTCAACGGTAACCCGGCAAGCACTATTCCTTCGCGCGCATGTGTCACATGACACGCTGCACATAGAAACGGCGCGACGCATCGCGCCGCGCACGCCCGAAGAAAAGAAATCGACGTGCGGTTTCCCAGGACCGTAGGCAGTCG is part of the Arthrobacter ramosus genome and harbors:
- a CDS encoding mycoredoxin, translated to MDFTPESGTITMFSTTWCGYCNRLKKQLDAKGIGYNEINIEEVEGTAELVEKLNGGNQTVPTVLFPDGTAVTNPSAAEVEARLAA